In Amycolatopsis sp. EV170708-02-1, the following are encoded in one genomic region:
- the cei gene encoding envelope integrity protein Cei, which produces MASGNGIGDRGARPYRKHKPLPALIVIGVMALGAVIVWVNVVASKSDIDARVRCDPPPVPQQGVTYTPLAHNGLDDRAPVPPDKVAVQVLNGSQVRGQGGIVTSTLRELGFSQIVEPDVDPAYKNAEAKCRGQIRFGENGAAAARTLSLVVPCAELVKDNRKDASVTLTTGTLLGDIRPKAEARQVLDQLTQWSKAQQGSGGGEQSAGGGAPVIDQALLKAAREAPC; this is translated from the coding sequence GTGGCGTCGGGGAACGGCATCGGGGACCGCGGGGCGAGGCCGTATCGCAAGCACAAGCCGCTGCCCGCGCTCATCGTCATCGGGGTGATGGCCCTCGGCGCGGTGATCGTCTGGGTGAACGTCGTCGCGAGCAAATCCGATATCGACGCCAGGGTCCGCTGCGATCCGCCGCCCGTCCCGCAGCAGGGCGTCACCTACACGCCGCTGGCGCACAACGGCCTCGACGACCGCGCGCCGGTCCCGCCGGACAAGGTCGCCGTCCAGGTGCTCAACGGCTCCCAGGTCCGCGGCCAGGGCGGCATCGTCACCAGCACGCTCCGGGAGCTCGGTTTCTCCCAGATCGTCGAACCGGACGTCGACCCGGCCTACAAGAACGCCGAAGCCAAATGCCGCGGCCAGATCCGCTTCGGCGAGAACGGCGCCGCGGCGGCCCGCACGCTGAGCCTGGTGGTCCCGTGCGCCGAACTGGTCAAGGACAACCGCAAGGACGCTTCGGTCACGCTCACCACCGGCACCCTGCTCGGCGACATCCGCCCGAAGGCGGAGGCGCGCCAGGTGCTCGACCAGCTCACGCAGTGGTCGAAGGCGCAGCAGGGCAGCGGCGGCGGTGAGCAGTCCGCGGGCGGCGGTGCCCCGGTGATCGACCAGGCGCTGCTGAAGGCCGCCCGCGAAGCCCCCTGCTGA
- the ppgK gene encoding polyphosphate--glucose phosphotransferase translates to MEATRGFGIDIGGSGIKGALVDLAQGQLIGDRIRIDTPKPSTPEAVADVVAEITGQAGWDGPVGVTLPAVVKKGVAHTAANIDRKWIGTDADALFAKRLGRGVDDIAMLNDADAAGMAEIRWGDPAARRGVTALLTFGTGIGSAVFQDGKLVPNTEFGHIEVDGFDAEKKAAASVKDNEELSYPEWAERVNRYLSVLENLIWPDLFIVGGGVSKKSHKWVPLLDIRTPVVVASLQNNAGIVGAAAAAAEGIEH, encoded by the coding sequence GTGGAGGCGACCCGAGGGTTCGGTATCGACATCGGCGGCAGCGGGATCAAGGGCGCGCTGGTGGACTTGGCGCAGGGACAGCTGATCGGCGACCGGATCCGCATCGACACGCCGAAGCCGTCGACCCCGGAGGCGGTGGCGGACGTCGTCGCCGAGATCACCGGCCAGGCGGGCTGGGACGGCCCGGTGGGGGTCACGCTGCCCGCGGTGGTCAAGAAGGGGGTCGCGCACACCGCGGCCAACATCGACCGCAAGTGGATCGGCACCGACGCCGACGCCCTGTTCGCCAAGCGGCTCGGCCGCGGCGTGGACGACATCGCGATGCTCAACGACGCGGACGCCGCCGGCATGGCCGAGATCCGCTGGGGCGACCCCGCGGCGCGGCGTGGCGTGACGGCGCTGCTGACCTTCGGCACCGGCATCGGCAGCGCGGTCTTCCAGGACGGCAAGCTCGTGCCCAACACCGAGTTCGGCCACATCGAGGTCGACGGCTTCGACGCGGAGAAGAAGGCCGCGGCGTCGGTGAAGGACAACGAGGAGCTGTCGTATCCCGAATGGGCGGAACGGGTGAACAGGTATCTCTCCGTGCTGGAAAACCTGATCTGGCCGGATCTGTTCATCGTCGGCGGCGGGGTCAGCAAGAAGTCGCACAAGTGGGTCCCGCTGCTGGACATCCGCACGCCGGTCGTCGTCGCGTCGTTGCAGAACAACGCGGGCATCGTCGGCGCGGCGGCCGCCGCGGCGGAGGGCATCGAACACTGA
- a CDS encoding pyridoxamine 5'-phosphate oxidase family protein codes for MTKPHATKNLDRYGSAELPWSRARDVLAEDTPTADLTFFVTTVRPDGRPHSAGVGAVWVDDALYFKGGPGTRRSRNLAANPACAVSVRLRGIDLTLEGEAHRVTDPATLEQVAAVYRSGGWPATVEGDALTAPFSAPSAGAPPWYLYRLTLRRAIGVAGAEPHGATRWDFAP; via the coding sequence ATGACGAAACCTCACGCCACCAAGAACCTCGACCGCTACGGCTCCGCGGAACTCCCCTGGAGCCGCGCGCGGGACGTCCTCGCCGAGGACACCCCGACCGCCGACCTGACCTTCTTCGTGACCACCGTCCGTCCCGACGGGCGCCCGCATTCGGCGGGTGTCGGCGCTGTCTGGGTGGACGACGCCCTGTACTTCAAGGGCGGGCCGGGCACCCGCCGGTCCCGCAACCTGGCCGCGAACCCGGCATGCGCCGTTTCGGTGCGGCTGCGGGGAATCGACCTCACGCTGGAGGGCGAGGCGCACCGGGTCACCGACCCGGCGACGCTGGAACAGGTGGCGGCGGTCTACCGGAGCGGCGGCTGGCCAGCGACGGTGGAGGGCGACGCGCTCACCGCTCCCTTCAGCGCGCCCAGCGCGGGCGCCCCGCCGTGGTATCTGTACCGCCTCACCCTGCGCCGGGCCATCGGCGTGGCGGGCGCCGAACCGCACGGCGCCACGCGCTGGGACTTCGCCCCCTGA
- a CDS encoding bifunctional 2-polyprenyl-6-hydroxyphenol methylase/3-demethylubiquinol 3-O-methyltransferase UbiG codes for MLTEGYRYPDAGDHVTGVFIRRHEPYDGYWTASEDRALGKAAGRLAAILGPREEVKALDAGCGEGRLLPWLARFSADVTAADPDPDRLAKARETVVEDTEFSFAVSPITGLDGGPYDLVVCSHVIQHVPTPDVGPILRRLAGITAPGGVLVLAYSRSPIGQGAFSLDSVESGDEVRSRRVSREEFDKALHDGGPALPVRYLDPAEIAADAAEAGWRTEWEWTYHVLDDLGPADEHIDRDELVNASGPLRRHLGRDLITLLRRG; via the coding sequence GTGCTGACCGAGGGCTACCGCTACCCGGACGCCGGCGACCACGTCACCGGCGTGTTCATCCGACGGCACGAACCCTACGACGGCTACTGGACGGCCAGTGAGGACCGCGCGCTCGGGAAGGCCGCCGGACGGCTCGCCGCGATCCTCGGCCCGCGCGAAGAGGTCAAGGCGCTCGACGCCGGCTGCGGAGAAGGCCGCCTGCTCCCCTGGCTCGCCCGGTTCTCCGCCGACGTCACCGCCGCGGATCCCGACCCGGACAGGCTGGCCAAGGCTCGCGAGACCGTCGTCGAGGACACCGAGTTCTCCTTCGCCGTCTCGCCGATCACGGGCTTGGACGGCGGCCCGTACGACCTCGTGGTGTGCAGTCACGTCATCCAGCACGTGCCGACACCGGACGTCGGGCCGATCCTGCGGCGGCTGGCCGGGATCACCGCACCCGGCGGCGTACTGGTGCTCGCCTACAGCCGGTCGCCGATCGGGCAGGGCGCGTTCAGCCTCGACAGCGTCGAATCGGGCGACGAAGTCCGCTCACGCCGGGTGTCGCGTGAAGAGTTCGACAAAGCGCTCCACGACGGCGGTCCGGCGCTCCCGGTGCGTTATCTGGACCCGGCGGAGATCGCCGCCGACGCGGCCGAAGCGGGCTGGCGGACCGAGTGGGAGTGGACGTACCACGTCCTCGACGATCTCGGCCCGGCCGACGAGCACATCGACCGCGACGAACTGGTCAACGCCTCCGGCCCGCTGCGCCGCCACCTCGGCCGGGACCTGATCACGCTGCTGCGCCGCGGATGA